Proteins found in one Paenibacillus sp. FSL R10-2782 genomic segment:
- a CDS encoding cold-shock protein translates to MYNSRKKPMDEIPEEITTVWNCASDTCNGWMRDNFAFSVEPTCPICGSAMVKGEKKLAVLNNTSFNHTKQS, encoded by the coding sequence ATGTACAATTCACGGAAAAAGCCAATGGATGAGATTCCTGAGGAAATTACAACTGTCTGGAATTGCGCCAGCGATACGTGCAACGGATGGATGCGGGATAACTTCGCTTTTTCTGTCGAGCCGACATGCCCCATTTGCGGTTCTGCCATGGTAAAGGGCGAGAAAAAGCTGGCCGTTTTGAATAATACGAGCTTTAATCATACCAAGCAATCCTAA
- a CDS encoding cytochrome c biogenesis protein CcdC, with product MTTIFIYALLAVLVGLMIWLRTKRRGGPVKGNGVRLLLPLFIAFPLMMMSVYQLMYIPGQTHALPAFWELLAAGLLGAVFGYVILLHTAYERRDDGHIYPKPNKYFKYIIIAIILIRVVLTQYLSSLGTTEISLLAITMALVYISIWRIGSFIKFRRILLV from the coding sequence ATGACGACGATATTCATCTATGCATTGCTGGCTGTTTTGGTGGGGCTGATGATCTGGTTGAGAACCAAAAGACGAGGGGGGCCGGTAAAAGGAAACGGAGTCCGCCTTTTGCTTCCCTTGTTTATCGCATTCCCACTCATGATGATGTCTGTGTACCAATTGATGTATATTCCCGGCCAAACGCATGCGCTTCCCGCCTTTTGGGAGCTGCTGGCTGCCGGGCTGTTAGGTGCGGTGTTTGGTTACGTCATTCTGTTGCATACGGCATATGAAAGACGGGACGACGGACACATTTATCCCAAGCCGAACAAATACTTTAAATACATTATTATTGCCATTATTTTGATACGCGTCGTGTTGACCCAGTATCTTAGCAGCTTGGGTACGACCGAGATTAGTCTATTGGCGATTACGATGGCGCTTGTCTATATTTCCATCTGGCGAATTGGGAGCTTTATCAAGTTTAGGAGGATTTTATTAGTATAA
- a CDS encoding alpha/beta hydrolase, protein MGYYVEAERGIKLYVEDTGEGIPVLMVHGWPLDHRMYEYQVALLPSYGYRCIQVDLREFGVTQLILLGAATPRFTPSSDFPQGTPVTEVDKLIKQAYTDRPQLVTSFGELLFANPVSQSFGDWIRDQGFASSVHRMAFTLYSLRDSDLRKELTHIRVPTWILHGKLDQVCPFPLAVETQKGIAGSRLIPFERSGHAVFYDALPEFNSTLLSILSQPSPMP, encoded by the coding sequence ATGGGATATTATGTTGAGGCGGAACGTGGCATCAAGCTGTATGTAGAAGATACAGGGGAGGGCATCCCCGTTCTGATGGTGCATGGCTGGCCGCTGGATCATCGAATGTATGAATATCAGGTAGCTCTGCTGCCTTCCTACGGGTATCGCTGTATTCAGGTAGATCTTCGGGAATTTGGAGTTACTCAGCTTATTCTTCTTGGAGCAGCTACGCCCCGTTTCACTCCATCCAGCGACTTTCCTCAAGGCACTCCGGTCACGGAGGTGGATAAGCTCATCAAGCAAGCCTATACAGATCGACCACAATTGGTCACTTCATTTGGCGAACTATTGTTTGCCAACCCCGTCAGCCAGAGCTTTGGAGACTGGATACGTGACCAAGGCTTTGCATCCTCTGTACACCGTATGGCCTTCACTTTATATTCACTACGTGATTCTGATTTACGCAAGGAACTTACGCATATCCGTGTACCTACCTGGATTTTACACGGGAAGCTTGATCAGGTCTGCCCTTTCCCGCTGGCTGTGGAAACCCAAAAAGGAATTGCAGGATCGAGGCTTATTCCTTTTGAACGAAGCGGTCATGCTGTATTCTACGATGCACTCCCCGAATTTAATTCCACCTTACTGAGCATACTATCTCAACCTTCCCCCATGCCATAA
- a CDS encoding stalk domain-containing protein, whose protein sequence is MKKHTITAALASLLVLSSAVPVLAAEVKPATTIQVWVDGKKEAYKIAPIVENQQVLIPLRQLASSLGIPMDSKHITFNTARQSTTIRYDQATVVLVSGSPEAQINGIKVPLSTSPILTKQGITYVPVDVVKEAWGKQVIWDPTSKMLQIGVSNKDKVVEILKSFETGDTKAAETWVSKDQYIQHNLSFANGREGLIEGIKQMKGANTQVDIQRIIQDGDYVAVHYKETDDGKPSVLFDIFRFDKNGKIVEHWDNSQELAPANPSGRTMIDGTTEIKDLNKTEANKALIRKFVDDILVGKNRAALESYFNGDHYIQHNSFFGDGVSVIKQLFPAADGNQGNSSGYDKVHMVIGEGNFVLVVSETKSPKGNTTAVYDMWRVENGKVAEHWDVVQDVPAQAEWKNTNGKF, encoded by the coding sequence ATGAAAAAACATACGATTACCGCTGCACTTGCCAGCTTGCTTGTGCTATCCTCTGCTGTACCAGTCTTAGCTGCCGAGGTAAAACCCGCTACAACAATCCAGGTTTGGGTAGATGGCAAGAAAGAGGCTTACAAGATTGCTCCTATCGTGGAAAATCAGCAGGTTTTGATTCCTTTGAGACAATTGGCTTCCAGTTTGGGGATTCCGATGGATTCCAAGCATATTACGTTCAATACGGCTCGTCAAAGCACGACAATTCGTTATGATCAGGCGACGGTTGTACTGGTGTCGGGCAGTCCGGAAGCGCAGATCAACGGGATTAAGGTACCGCTGTCCACCTCGCCCATTTTGACCAAACAAGGAATAACCTATGTTCCGGTCGATGTCGTCAAAGAAGCGTGGGGCAAGCAAGTGATTTGGGACCCGACCAGCAAAATGTTGCAAATCGGGGTGAGTAATAAGGATAAGGTCGTTGAAATCCTGAAAAGCTTTGAAACGGGAGATACCAAAGCGGCCGAAACTTGGGTTAGCAAGGATCAATATATCCAGCATAATTTGAGCTTTGCCAACGGTAGAGAGGGCCTGATCGAAGGTATTAAACAAATGAAAGGCGCCAATACACAGGTTGATATCCAAAGAATCATTCAGGATGGAGACTATGTAGCCGTTCATTATAAGGAAACGGATGATGGCAAACCAAGCGTATTGTTTGATATTTTTCGGTTCGACAAGAACGGTAAGATTGTTGAGCATTGGGACAACAGTCAGGAACTGGCTCCAGCCAATCCGAGCGGCCGTACGATGATTGACGGAACGACAGAAATCAAAGACCTTAACAAAACCGAAGCAAACAAAGCGTTGATTCGTAAGTTTGTGGATGATATCCTGGTGGGCAAGAACCGCGCTGCACTGGAAAGCTACTTTAACGGTGATCATTACATTCAGCATAATTCCTTTTTCGGCGACGGTGTTTCCGTTATTAAGCAATTATTCCCCGCAGCAGATGGAAACCAGGGAAATTCCTCGGGATACGATAAGGTGCATATGGTCATTGGAGAAGGGAACTTCGTACTGGTTGTGAGCGAAACCAAATCGCCTAAGGGGAACACGACTGCTGTCTATGATATGTGGCGTGTAGAGAACGGCAAAGTCGCAGAGCACTGGGATGTAGTTCAGGACGTTCCGGCTCAAGCAGAGTGGAAAAATACGAACGGCAAGTTTTAA
- the cspD gene encoding cold-shock protein CspD produces the protein MQTGTVKWFNAEKGFGFIEVEGGSDVFVHFSAIQGDGFKSLDEGQRVEFNVVEGNRGPQAENVVKL, from the coding sequence ATGCAAACAGGTACAGTTAAATGGTTTAACGCAGAAAAAGGTTTCGGTTTCATCGAGGTTGAAGGTGGAAGCGACGTATTCGTACACTTCTCCGCAATCCAAGGCGACGGCTTCAAATCTTTGGACGAAGGCCAACGCGTAGAATTCAACGTAGTTGAAGGAAACCGTGGACCACAAGCTGAGAACGTTGTAAAACTGTAA
- a CDS encoding DUF805 domain-containing protein yields MQWYLKVLQNYVGFQGRARRTEYWMFVLFSTIATFIIGLIDGIVGLTPILMYLYSLAVLLPSLAVIARRLHDTGRTGWWILIGLIPLVGSIILIVFLCQDSQPAENKYGKNPKL; encoded by the coding sequence ATGCAATGGTATTTAAAAGTGTTACAAAATTATGTAGGATTCCAAGGTAGAGCACGACGTACAGAATACTGGATGTTTGTTCTGTTCAGTACGATCGCAACTTTTATAATTGGTTTGATCGATGGTATTGTAGGCTTAACTCCGATCTTGATGTACCTTTATTCTTTGGCTGTCCTGTTGCCGTCTCTGGCCGTTATAGCCCGTAGACTGCACGACACAGGCAGAACCGGATGGTGGATTTTGATCGGTTTAATCCCTCTTGTCGGTTCTATTATCCTGATTGTATTCTTATGCCAAGACAGTCAACCCGCTGAGAACAAATATGGAAAAAATCCTAAATTGTAA
- a CDS encoding ABC-2 transporter permease, protein MNSSGLFKDLIRHEFRNKGSWRKQGGHRLPRSWRLVYFSLFLIAAFAISSYFALHNQLELTRLWYVTLGLPYMIIFMGVGSLRREWENDTYGWWLTLPYPRMWLISAKWIAAILQAMVVTLFLFVVGSLYALFISSTIQPYTFADAASFIIAGLNWFVMIIAFTPFVIALGLLAVSTKFSTWRPISPILWIVLMGGGSVFYWSGDQGLYEQFDHVQTGQWFPFTWHFPVAVLISWLAAYALIRLNAYLLEKKLSV, encoded by the coding sequence GTGAATTCATCAGGGCTGTTCAAAGATTTAATACGCCATGAATTTCGGAATAAAGGAAGCTGGAGAAAGCAGGGTGGGCATCGTCTGCCCAGATCGTGGAGGCTCGTTTATTTCTCACTATTTCTAATTGCGGCGTTCGCTATTTCCTCGTACTTCGCGCTTCACAACCAGCTCGAACTGACGAGGCTGTGGTACGTCACTCTGGGCTTGCCGTACATGATCATTTTCATGGGTGTGGGAAGTCTGAGAAGAGAATGGGAAAATGACACCTACGGATGGTGGCTGACTCTTCCCTATCCGCGTATGTGGCTGATTAGTGCCAAATGGATTGCTGCTATTTTACAAGCCATGGTCGTGACATTGTTCCTGTTTGTTGTAGGTTCTCTGTATGCGCTGTTCATCTCATCAACCATCCAGCCTTATACGTTTGCAGATGCAGCGTCCTTTATTATTGCCGGATTGAACTGGTTTGTGATGATTATCGCGTTCACTCCGTTCGTTATTGCGCTTGGTCTGCTGGCAGTTAGTACAAAATTCAGCACATGGAGACCGATTAGTCCAATTCTCTGGATTGTGCTGATGGGTGGCGGGAGTGTCTTTTATTGGTCAGGCGATCAGGGGCTTTATGAGCAATTTGACCATGTTCAGACAGGACAATGGTTTCCTTTTACTTGGCATTTCCCGGTTGCGGTGTTGATCAGTTGGTTGGCTGCATATGCATTAATCCGGCTGAACGCTTATTTGCTGGAGAAGAAACTGTCGGTTTAG
- a CDS encoding LamG-like jellyroll fold domain-containing protein, whose amino-acid sequence MKQLFFRKVTATSLAAALLLPASFAGAEQTLNLDTDGIQAAGQVTLQGQSQGDISIQNKKTVSFKETSVHDPSILKVNDTFYIFGSHLAAAKSKDLMNWDTIATGVANGNVLIPNVKEELKEALDWAQTDTLWAADVIQLADGKFYMYYNACKGDSPRSAMGLAVADKIEGPYKNKGIFLKSGMWGQPGEDGLIYDATKHPNVVDPDTFYDKNGKLWMVYGSYSGGIFILEMDGKTGKPLPGQGYGKKLTGGNHARMEGPYIQYSPQTDYYYLFLSYGGLSADGGYNLRVARSKTPDGPFYDAEGNDMIKVKANPDKPLFDDASIEPYGVKLIGNYLIPREVGDPGTGLGTGYVSPGHNSAYYDPKTKRHFLIFHSRFPGRGEQFEVRVHEMFMNADGWPVVAPYRYSGDEDSLKKLSEKDVLGTYSYVNHGKEISANIKQALTVSLDSGGKLSGGANGTWKLGTGNQLEITANGTKYKGVFLRHLDPDTGTKTLAFTALSSKGVAVWGTLKPELKASKIVAAVQKDLSLGDLSNVFYNLTLPTQATQDTTISWESSRPENISVTGEVYRPEVGSQPATVTLTATIKKDRATAKKSFIATVPEQAQGPQLAHYSWSEDQGTTVVDSTYNNYDGKTFGGATWNKEGKSGGALVLNGKDGYVLLPGMVTDAEDFTFSAWVNWKGGAAWQRIFDFGNGQIRHMFLTPSQGSGVLQFTIHEGTDQSLLSKAPLPLNQWTHVAVTLEGNTGKLYVNGEEVAVNDSVTFNPRELLTSEAYLGKSRFTADANFNGSLDEVQLYNKALTKEEIKALSEL is encoded by the coding sequence ATGAAGCAATTATTTTTTCGTAAAGTAACAGCAACTTCTTTGGCGGCTGCGTTGCTGTTGCCTGCCTCCTTTGCAGGAGCCGAACAAACACTCAATCTGGACACAGATGGGATTCAAGCTGCGGGGCAGGTTACCCTTCAGGGTCAAAGCCAGGGGGACATTTCCATTCAAAACAAAAAGACCGTATCATTTAAAGAAACTTCCGTACATGATCCATCCATTCTGAAAGTGAACGATACATTTTATATTTTTGGCTCTCATTTGGCGGCTGCCAAGTCCAAGGACCTCATGAATTGGGATACGATTGCCACAGGAGTAGCGAATGGTAATGTATTGATTCCCAACGTCAAAGAGGAATTAAAAGAAGCGCTGGATTGGGCCCAGACAGACACGCTGTGGGCAGCGGATGTTATTCAACTGGCCGATGGGAAGTTTTACATGTACTACAACGCCTGCAAGGGGGACTCCCCGCGTTCAGCAATGGGTCTAGCAGTTGCAGATAAAATTGAAGGTCCTTATAAGAATAAAGGCATTTTCCTGAAATCCGGCATGTGGGGCCAACCGGGTGAGGATGGGCTGATCTATGACGCAACCAAGCATCCGAATGTCGTAGACCCGGACACTTTTTATGATAAGAACGGCAAGCTGTGGATGGTATACGGTTCCTACTCAGGAGGTATTTTTATTTTAGAAATGGATGGGAAAACGGGCAAACCACTGCCCGGACAAGGATATGGGAAAAAGCTGACAGGCGGTAACCATGCCCGTATGGAGGGGCCGTACATACAGTACAGTCCGCAAACCGATTATTACTATTTGTTCCTGTCCTATGGTGGATTATCGGCAGATGGGGGATACAACCTTCGTGTGGCTCGATCCAAAACACCGGATGGTCCTTTTTACGATGCTGAGGGTAACGACATGATCAAAGTCAAGGCGAACCCTGACAAGCCTCTTTTTGATGACGCTTCCATTGAGCCATACGGTGTCAAGCTGATAGGTAACTATCTGATTCCAAGGGAAGTCGGCGATCCGGGTACAGGACTGGGTACAGGCTATGTTTCACCGGGACATAACTCGGCTTATTATGATCCCAAGACGAAGAGGCATTTTCTGATTTTCCACTCCCGTTTTCCTGGCAGAGGCGAGCAGTTTGAAGTGCGGGTACATGAAATGTTCATGAACGCTGACGGTTGGCCCGTAGTTGCTCCTTATCGTTATTCGGGAGATGAGGATTCACTGAAAAAGTTATCGGAAAAGGATGTCCTCGGTACGTATTCGTATGTAAATCACGGGAAAGAAATTTCGGCCAATATTAAGCAAGCCCTGACCGTCAGTTTGGATAGCGGCGGCAAACTGTCCGGCGGAGCGAACGGTACATGGAAGCTTGGCACAGGTAACCAACTGGAGATTACGGCGAATGGTACGAAGTACAAAGGTGTGTTCCTGCGGCATCTTGATCCAGATACGGGCACCAAGACGCTTGCTTTCACTGCGCTATCCTCCAAGGGTGTTGCGGTATGGGGTACGCTAAAGCCTGAACTAAAGGCGAGCAAGATTGTGGCTGCTGTGCAGAAGGATCTGAGTCTGGGCGATTTGAGCAACGTTTTTTATAATCTGACGCTGCCTACTCAAGCTACACAAGATACCACCATTTCGTGGGAGTCCTCACGTCCCGAGAACATTTCCGTGACAGGTGAAGTGTACCGTCCGGAGGTGGGTTCCCAGCCTGCAACGGTCACATTGACAGCGACCATTAAAAAAGACAGAGCAACAGCGAAGAAAAGCTTTATAGCCACGGTTCCCGAGCAGGCTCAGGGTCCGCAGCTCGCGCACTATTCATGGAGTGAGGATCAAGGGACAACGGTCGTGGACAGCACATACAACAACTATGATGGCAAGACATTTGGGGGAGCCACATGGAACAAGGAAGGGAAGTCCGGAGGAGCTCTTGTTTTGAACGGCAAGGATGGTTACGTGCTGCTACCGGGTATGGTAACGGATGCCGAGGACTTTACGTTTTCCGCGTGGGTAAACTGGAAGGGTGGTGCAGCCTGGCAGCGGATTTTTGACTTTGGAAATGGGCAGATCCGACATATGTTTCTGACTCCATCCCAAGGAAGCGGAGTGCTACAGTTTACGATCCATGAAGGTACGGATCAAAGCCTGCTTTCCAAAGCACCGCTGCCATTGAACCAATGGACGCATGTAGCGGTTACACTGGAGGGGAATACCGGGAAGCTGTATGTAAACGGTGAAGAGGTAGCTGTTAATGATAGCGTTACCTTTAACCCGAGAGAGCTGTTGACGAGTGAGGCTTATCTCGGTAAAAGCCGCTTTACTGCCGATGCTAACTTTAATGGCAGTCTGGATGAGGTTCAATTGTATAATAAAGCGCTAACAAAAGAAGAAATTAAAGCATTATCGGAGCTGTGA
- a CDS encoding ABC transporter ATP-binding protein yields MTESIVVANHITKQYGSKKALDQLEVVIPAGRIVGVLGPNGCGKSSFFRAITGLIRPDGGSLEVLGQKPGWETNRGISYLPDRARWYPNHTVQQTLEWGQSFLPGFNMKDAHKLADHMDVELELKMSGLSRGQEARVLLILCLAREVPLMILDEPFAGIDVLSREAIVAGIIDYLEDRQQSILMSTHDIQEVEGLFDYTVMMDHGRVIWSGDSDDLRGEHGSLNQVFRNLYKKEWKA; encoded by the coding sequence ATGACGGAATCTATTGTGGTTGCGAATCATATCACGAAGCAATATGGCAGTAAAAAAGCGCTGGATCAATTGGAGGTCGTTATTCCTGCGGGCCGCATTGTAGGGGTGCTTGGCCCCAATGGCTGCGGTAAATCCAGCTTTTTTCGGGCGATCACCGGGTTAATTCGACCAGATGGAGGCAGTCTTGAGGTGCTGGGGCAAAAACCCGGCTGGGAAACCAACCGCGGCATATCCTACCTGCCTGACCGGGCGCGCTGGTACCCCAATCATACGGTGCAGCAGACACTGGAGTGGGGCCAGTCCTTTTTGCCTGGCTTCAATATGAAGGATGCGCACAAGCTTGCTGATCATATGGACGTGGAGCTGGAGTTGAAAATGTCCGGGTTGAGCCGCGGGCAGGAGGCACGGGTGCTGCTGATTCTGTGTCTGGCGCGTGAGGTTCCGCTTATGATTCTGGATGAACCGTTTGCCGGCATCGATGTCCTTTCCAGAGAAGCAATCGTGGCTGGTATTATTGATTATTTGGAGGATCGGCAGCAATCCATACTCATGAGTACGCATGATATTCAGGAAGTGGAAGGCTTGTTTGATTACACGGTGATGATGGACCACGGACGGGTGATATGGTCCGGCGACTCGGATGATCTACGTGGAGAGCATGGGTCTTTGAATCAGGTGTTCCGCAATTTGTACAAAAAGGAGTGGAAGGCGTGA
- a CDS encoding spore germination protein gives MRFRKRNIHNKFKKPPVQHSNSHSAHSEEQLSANIGPNLQQIRQTLGNSTDIIIREVRIGKDGDQTIAILYTDGLADKNIVSDFIMESMMLDSSLSSDMERSIQTSSHVLQILKDYALTIGDIRDVADFETLYNALLSGDAIILVDGETQGIAASARGWKDRGVTEPASENVVRGPREGFSETLRTNTALIRRKIKDPNLWLETQQIGRVTQTDVAVMYIEGIVDHKLVEEVHERLNCIDVDGILESGYIEELIQDETFTPFPTVYNSERPDVIAAELLEGKVAILIDGTPFVLVVPALFASFLHAAEDYYQRADISSFIRVLRYTGVFISLLGPSLYVAITTFHQEMLPTSLLIGLAAQRESVPFPAFIEALMMELTFEILREAGVRMPKYIGAAVSIVGTLVIGQAAVEAGIISAAMVIVVSITAISSFVLPAYNMSIAFRMLRFPLMGLAASFGLFGIIVGGIALILHMCSLRSFGVPYMAPFAPLIPSDTKDTIFRLPHWMMITRPRLINQKNVNRRNSTPPRKPRE, from the coding sequence ATGCGTTTTCGGAAAAGAAACATCCACAACAAGTTTAAAAAGCCACCTGTCCAGCACAGCAATAGTCATTCTGCACATTCAGAGGAGCAGCTTAGTGCAAATATTGGACCCAATCTTCAACAGATCCGACAAACACTCGGTAACAGTACCGACATCATCATCAGAGAGGTTCGTATTGGCAAAGATGGTGACCAGACCATTGCTATTCTCTATACCGACGGTTTGGCGGATAAAAATATAGTCTCTGACTTCATTATGGAGTCGATGATGCTGGATAGTAGCTTGTCCAGTGACATGGAGCGTAGCATCCAAACCTCCTCCCATGTATTGCAGATTTTAAAAGATTACGCGCTGACCATCGGTGACATCCGGGATGTTGCCGACTTTGAAACCTTATATAATGCTTTGTTGTCCGGGGATGCGATCATTTTGGTTGACGGTGAGACGCAGGGAATCGCGGCCAGCGCACGAGGATGGAAGGATCGCGGGGTCACCGAGCCTGCCTCGGAAAATGTTGTCCGTGGGCCGCGCGAGGGATTTTCGGAAACACTGCGCACGAATACGGCCTTGATCCGTCGCAAGATTAAAGATCCGAATTTGTGGCTGGAAACACAACAAATCGGCCGCGTGACCCAAACCGATGTCGCAGTCATGTATATCGAGGGCATCGTGGACCATAAATTGGTCGAAGAAGTGCATGAACGGCTGAATTGCATTGATGTAGACGGCATTCTTGAAAGCGGGTATATCGAGGAGTTAATCCAGGATGAAACATTTACTCCTTTTCCGACGGTATACAACTCCGAACGCCCGGACGTCATCGCCGCCGAGCTGTTGGAAGGAAAGGTCGCAATCCTGATAGATGGAACCCCGTTTGTGCTTGTCGTACCTGCGCTGTTTGCTTCCTTCCTGCATGCGGCGGAGGATTATTATCAGCGTGCCGACATCAGCAGCTTCATCCGGGTTCTTCGTTACACCGGGGTTTTCATTTCCCTGCTTGGTCCGTCCTTATATGTTGCCATCACTACCTTTCATCAGGAAATGCTGCCGACCTCACTGCTGATCGGATTGGCGGCACAGCGGGAGTCCGTTCCTTTTCCCGCCTTTATCGAAGCGCTCATGATGGAGCTGACTTTTGAAATATTGCGGGAAGCTGGCGTCCGCATGCCAAAGTACATCGGGGCAGCCGTCTCGATCGTGGGCACGCTCGTCATCGGACAAGCGGCTGTAGAGGCGGGCATCATATCTGCTGCGATGGTTATAGTCGTATCCATCACTGCGATTTCCAGCTTCGTTCTGCCTGCCTATAATATGTCCATTGCTTTTCGAATGCTGCGCTTCCCCTTGATGGGGCTTGCCGCCTCATTCGGACTATTCGGGATTATCGTCGGCGGCATTGCTCTCATCCTGCATATGTGCAGCCTTCGTTCGTTTGGCGTTCCCTATATGGCTCCTTTTGCCCCTTTAATACCGTCGGACACTAAGGATACCATCTTTCGGCTTCCTCACTGGATGATGATTACACGTCCCCGACTAATCAATCAGAAGAATGTGAATCGCCGAAACAGCACCCCACCCCGGAAACCACGGGAATAA
- a CDS encoding GNAT family N-acetyltransferase — translation MKMNPQEFNVKGMTYTIRAALKQDAGNLSEIRLLIDGETENLDREKGEAYIDTPGFEKLIETDTQNNRNLFLVAVVHDKIVGFSRCEGYALSRFAHKVEFGVCILKDYWGYGIGANLLRTSISWADSNHIKKMTLQVLETNIKAIELYKKHGFEVEGILKNDKLLSDGRYYNTVIMGRFTK, via the coding sequence ATGAAAATGAATCCACAGGAGTTTAATGTGAAGGGCATGACCTATACGATCAGAGCTGCCTTAAAACAGGATGCCGGAAATTTGTCTGAAATTCGATTGCTGATTGATGGGGAGACGGAGAATTTAGACCGGGAAAAGGGAGAGGCGTACATAGATACACCGGGCTTTGAGAAGCTCATTGAAACGGATACACAAAACAACAGAAACCTGTTTTTAGTTGCGGTAGTTCATGATAAAATTGTCGGTTTTTCCAGGTGTGAAGGTTATGCTCTCAGCAGATTTGCTCATAAAGTAGAATTTGGCGTCTGCATATTAAAAGATTACTGGGGATATGGAATAGGAGCCAACCTTTTAAGAACGTCCATTTCCTGGGCTGACTCCAATCATATCAAGAAAATGACCCTTCAAGTTTTGGAAACAAATATCAAAGCCATTGAACTCTATAAAAAGCATGGATTTGAAGTCGAAGGTATATTAAAAAACGATAAGCTTCTTTCGGATGGCAGGTACTACAACACCGTCATCATGGGTAGATTTACTAAATAA
- a CDS encoding GntR family transcriptional regulator, with product MEEQRVGSLRFLIDFSQPLYEQILNQVRSSIAKGEIEMGSKMPSVRDLAQELRMNPNTVMRAYQELERDGLTEKRRGLGTYVTSSSERVDSFREQLALTYIDQFLGQMSSLGLSWEEVQRYIGSKQNGNEGEGGKKA from the coding sequence ATGGAAGAGCAAAGGGTTGGCTCGCTTCGCTTTTTAATTGATTTTAGCCAGCCATTATATGAACAAATTTTAAATCAAGTACGAAGCTCCATTGCCAAAGGGGAGATTGAAATGGGAAGCAAGATGCCATCCGTTCGTGATCTGGCACAGGAATTGCGTATGAATCCGAATACTGTGATGCGGGCGTATCAGGAGCTGGAGCGGGACGGACTGACCGAGAAGCGGCGCGGCTTGGGAACCTATGTTACGTCGTCCAGTGAGCGGGTAGACAGCTTTCGGGAACAACTGGCCCTGACGTATATAGATCAGTTCCTGGGACAGATGAGCAGTCTGGGGCTGTCATGGGAGGAGGTACAGCGGTATATAGGAAGCAAACAGAACGGGAATGAAGGGGAAGGAGGCAAAAAGGCATGA